A window of Purpureocillium takamizusanense chromosome 13, complete sequence genomic DNA:
CGTACGAAACGGGCACTCCCTTGCGGTCAATGGTGGTGAACCGCGCCTTTGCCTGGTGAAATGCccggcgccacggcgcgTTCGCTACGCCGGTTGCGCGTACCCGGCTCGCGAGACCAGCTCTTCGCACGGGTGCGGCCACGTGGCAGCAGGACCGCATTGTTTGTGTAAATGGCCGGTGAAGGGACTCAAAGACACCTGGCGATGCATTTTGCGACCAGAGGTAAACAATTATATCGAGGGAAGatcctcgcccacgccgatGACTAGGCAGAATGCTAACTAAAACACGGGGCCTAACAGGCCCGTCCGCTCTTCCCTAGTTGACGTGATGAGGGGCAGATTAGTAGTTAGGTCGGTGACGACCAGTAAACACCGGCTGTTGTATGTTTCTTTTTTAAAGCAAAATTTCCTTCATCATTTAAGTCATCATCGTGTTCTTTTTGCGTACATGTACGCCTTTTCCGTGGATTCTCTGCACTGAAATTttgtcatcgccatcgctcGTGTGCAGCGTGGCGCTTCGAGGGATGGGTAACGCCTCTGCAAAGACCGCCCTATTAACTACAACTCCACTCATTTAAGGTCATGGTATGCCCGGAGAAACCGAGTGTTTGTTTTCCCACTCACTTCAGAACGCTAGTCAATGACAGGACTTAATTATCGTACGTACAGACTGCAACAAAGGCCAATAGTGCTGTAGGGTAACGTAGGAATTGAACACAGGCCTCGCTGATGTGCCGGCcggacacggccgcctcgctcgtgtTACTGGCATCAAGATTTGGACATCGCAGCGACAGAATCTGGAAGACGCTACGAGAGAACAGGGCCGCCTAGTTGCGGGGCAAAACCTCCCGAAGTAAATGATCGGCATCTTAATCGCCGAAGTTCTCAAGATGTCAATGACTCGGCATCTAGAGTCATGAGCGGCCGAAGGGGTCGGCTCAAAGGGGCTCATAAGCCGGCAAAGCCAGGACGAGCATTGCCGTTGGATGCCCTGGGTGTCGGTACCCGCGTTGCATCCGCTTGTTGGCGGCCCGCTGCGCAAGGCACTGGGCCGCGCCGGTGTCAACTGGTCGAATTTCaagtggggggggggggggggggttcttCAATTGTGGAGGACAATGGATGTCTCGGTGCCAACTTCCAAGTTCAGCCGCCGTCGTGTTCAGGGGCTCAGTTGTTGTCTCGAACGAACCAAACTCTGGGGTATTGAACTGAGCCGCACCGCCGTGAGCTATTGCTGCAACCCCCCCGCGGGAAAAACGCGGCGAGACCTGCATGTTGAATCCGAAGAGGGTGTCCACGTCGGCCGAGTCACCGAGGGCATGTGAGTGAGGGGAACCCTTGGTTGCCTGACTTGAGCGCGACAGGTTCCATTTCGTGAGACACCAGATGACATTGGATGTGGACAAAGACAGGCGCAACCACCATTCATCACCCCTGCATCCTGGCTCTCCTCCACTGGCCCACAGTGGGCTCGGCGGACCGCGGCATGCTATCGCGCGCGGTTCAAAGGGAATGAACGGTCCGTTGTATGTAACTTCTGTCACGCTCGCGTGCTTTGAAAGGTTCGCGCACTACTCTGGATTGTGCGCCGTTCAGTCGGTTGTTTGACGGTATGCTTTGCGGTGAGCAGTTCAGGCCTGTGCGAAGGTTTGCTTGCtctcgcggcggcccgtcAAACCCAGCGCGGGGTGGGTTGGGTGTTGCCCATCGTGGCGGCAACCTTCAATGGCCCCCCTGAATGACACATGGAAGCCACGCGATGTTGTTGCAGAACAGTGGTGGGAGGCGGTCTCGTAAACGGCCTCTTCGGTGGACCAAAACCCGTCACTCTCCGAGCTGATGCTGAGAAAACAGGGGAAAGGTGGCGCACGCTGCCAGCGACTGTGTTGTATCCCGCCGTCCCGCGTCTGAAGCATCTGCCACACCCTGTTTTCGTGCAGATCCTTGCGGGaaaggagagggggaggggggttctCGGCCGTGTCGACGCTCGCACCCGACAGAATGGTTCGGCATCACATGCCTCTCGTTCCGCACCCGGCTCTGGGTGGTGTTGCCTTTGCACAAGGGCTTGTTATATTATCCTACCACTGCGGACTgctcgcgacgacgatgtttCCTAAGATTAGACCTCACCTTTGCAATAGCTAGTCGAACGGCTTGTCCTAGAAGTTGAAGTGGGATCTTCCCTCTGGGCCTTCCATGGAGGCGGGAACGGCTCGCCAGCGTGTGTCGGCCGAAGCCAAGATACCCACAGCTGTCTGTGCCGTGCAGTAGCTCGTACGAGATGGGGCACACCAGGATTCGCGATTTCGACAGCACCCACATCCCGTCTCCCAAGGAGGGAAATTGAGGCTTGGGAGGCTTGAAAGCTGTTGACACATTTGGGCAACACCATGGGAGAAACTTGGACGAGACGTGCCGCAATCCCTGACTCGGCCAGGGGGTTGGATCGGCCATCGGTATCAAGCACTCGATTCAACCGTGGCTGATTGCAAGACTTGATGCCAAGAGTAGCTTGGTGGCCCCCTCTGTGTGTTACCAAAAGTGCGATCGTGGGAGATGTTCAATTCATCCGCTTGGCCGGCCGTTCCTAGCAGGGGGCCCGAAGGTCTTGCCGTAACAGCCGCTGCTCGCATAGCGCCACCACGCGAGCCAGCCATGACGGCGAACGAGAATCTGGTGTGGTAGCTGTGGACGGCATCTTGATATCCCCACAACTTCACGTGCCCATATGTAAACAACGAGCCCCCACGATGTATCTCCCCGTCCCCGGACAGCTTTCTTCTGTTTTCGGTTCGTCGGTCCCCTTTCAGGTTTCTGCACCGCAGGCGGGACAGGGAGCCCGAAATCCTGCCTCCCGTTCCTGGAtgcctgtcgccgccgcttaTTGCCAACTCTTCCGGCCTTGCTCCAGAGGCCTTTGAGCCTCGCTGTAACAATGCGACTCTGGGCCCGTTTGGTGCTCCTGGTTGCTCTCTTGCCGGTGCTATGCTCTGGACAGCAGGATGCCGCGGACAAGCCCCTAACGAGTCCTTCTGAGGTTTTGTTAAAGATCCCAAAATGCGCTGTGAGTCTATCAAGCCAAAGTCGTGATCTGTGGTGTGAGTCGGCCACTGACAGAGTCTGTCGTGGCACAGCAAGCGTGCTTAACCACTACCGTTTCCAAGTCGTCATGTTCGCTCGATGACATGAAATGCATTTGCGACAGTACGACCATCGAAGACGAGGCAAGCAAATGCATCCTATCATCATGCCCGCTCCCACTGGCACTCGGTATGTACGCAGCTGCACTTCGCCTTTTACTATCTTTGCCGCCCGGGACTCCGGCTGACTTGCATCCTCACAACGAAGCTGCCAAGAACATCACGTCTTCCGCCTGCGACTACCCCATCCGCGATAAGTCGGGGCAATACAGTGCCATGTCCATTTCACTTGGAGCCATCACGGTCCTGTTGGTGTTGATACGCGTCGCGTTCAAAATCTTCTTCAGCACATCACAAACACTCGgccccgacgacaaggtcatCCTCGGGACACTGGCGCTCCGCATATCGTGCACCGTCATCAACGTCCAAGGTCTTGCTGCCCACGGATTGGGCAAGGATGTTTGGACCATGGATCCATCGGAGCTGACGACATTTGTCAAATTTCTTTACGTCATGGAAATCCTCTACCTAGCTGAGCTTTCTCTGATCAAGCTCAGCTTATCGCTCTTCTACCTGTTCATATTTCCGGGAGCCATAATCCGACGGCTGCTATGGGGCACGGCTATCTTTAACGTGCTTTTCGGCATAGCCTTCGTCGTGACCGCCATTTTCCAGTGTAGTCCGATAAGCTACTATTGGACCCAATACGTGGAGCACGTTGGAGGCCACTGCGTGAACATCAACGTGTTCGGCTGGGCCAACGCGGCAGTAAGCGTTGCTGTTGATATATGGCTGATTGCACTACCTCTTAGCCAAGTACGTGCTCTTAACCTGCattggaagaagaagcttgGTGTCATTGTCATGTTTCTCACAGGAGCATTGTAAGCTGCCGCAATTGTCACTTGAGACACAAGTACTAATACTGAATGGGACAGTGTCACCATCGTTTCGATCCTGCGCCTTCGTTCGCTCATCTCCTTTGCCAACTCGAGCAATCCGACTTGGGATCAGTGGAACATAGCGTACTGGTCCACTATTGAGGTCAATGTCGGGATGATTTGCACGTGTCTGCCTACCTTGCGGCTTATCCTCCTGCGCGTATTCCCGCAGATTGGATCGGGAACCAGGAGTGGAAGATCTTATGGGGTTCAGTCCCAATCGCATACCAACGCCAGCAGAAGGCAATCGAACAAGGAGCAGCATCAGCTATCGGATATGGAAGCTAATAAAGGACATCCATGGCAAAGAATTGGTCAGTGGCGGGATAAAGCGAGGAAACAGTTCAGGCGCAAGGAAATCGCTAACTGATAGTAACAGATACAGAGTAATTATCGTAGTCGAATGTGATAGTTTGGGATAAGTTAGGCTAAGAGACTGTCTGTCGTTGTGTGCTGCCGAAGCCATCGCCACCCACCGGTGAATCTCAACTTCGTCTCTTGATGATATCGAAACAACACTATGCCCTGTAAATGATGTAGCTAACGGAACTGGAAGCGGGTAACATCCCAAAGTTAGGGCGACGATAAAACAAAATCATAATGCCGGTCTGACTGATATACGATAGGTGGCCATTGGGATGTAGAAGCGGTGTGCGGATGACCACATCGTCACTTGCAGCATCAAGAAAGGGAGAGGTAGCGGAATAGGTTCCTGGTTTAGGCGTACAGACATTGTTTTTACTGCCTAGAGTCAAATGAGCGGGAGGATATGGGAAATAGCTCTCCGATAATTGAAGACAGCTCCTGAAGCGTCTTTGGTTGTCGAGCAGTGGAGTGGCCAGAAGCGCCTAACAAGGAAGGCAATCACTACTTGATAAGTCAAGGCAACAAGCATTACCTACGAGCGTAATCGCGGGAAATCCTCGACTATATTTCCATATCCCGACCAGCTGTTACCTGGACTGTACTTCGTGATCACGGTGCGCCCTGCCTTGAACTCTGGGCAAATTGAACGCTGCCATCCACCTCAACGGCGTTGTCCATGCAGAGACTATGAAAAGCGTCTCTCCAGCGCTATTTTCTGTACTTGATGTAAAAGGGAGCCGTCTCCTCCATGTCCCAATCTTGCAACTTGGTTGGGTCGCCAAAAATCCGTAGTGCTCGTATCACAAACTTGTATTTCCCGGGGGGGATGTATACGCCACTGTCAAGGAGACCCGCCCAACGAACACAGAAACCCTCGCCTGATACAAGACGAAGGGGAAACTGGTCCGGTTGGCCGACTGTCTTGAACTTGCCACTGCCGAGAGGGTCGTTCATGGTAAGGTTCTTCGGCGGGCAAGTCGTCAATGGGACAATATCACACCTGAGCGTACGAGTGCCCATCGCAAGCTGTATCGCTGGACAGATGAGTGAGTCTGTATCGTTTGCCGTTCCCGGGTTGGGAAGAGTAAATGTGGTGTTAGGAGGGGCGAACACGAAATCATTTTTCGGATTCAACCCAGTCGAATGCCAAGCAAATACTCGGGTGGCGTTCAAGATTCTGGCGTCGTGCAACGAGCCTGACAGACCCTGATATGGCAGAGACAAAGATGCTCCATCAGTGCCATTGATGGCGACGTAGCCGGACCAATAGGGGAGACGTTTATCGTCAAGACCTTGTGGTGGTTTGGCCGATACTGTAATGACTTTGCGATGGCCTGGCGGCAGGGTCACAGCCTGGTCCGAGAAGTGAAGGGTGGCGGAAGTCTCAACTATTTCATTGAAGCCACCGGGGGACCACATGCTGTCTTTGACATGGGTGTACATTGATACCGTGGGAACGTGAGAGATGTTGTATCTAATTTCCGTATCACCCTTGTTAGACAAAACAAAAGACAGCGACTCCGGCCGGTTATCCGTGTCATTGAAGGACAGGCCTGACGGTTGAAGGAGCGTTGTCGCGAAAGCTGCGTCGTAGGCCTGGATGAAGCCAGCGCCCTGTTGTGCCACGGGTGCGAGAAACTTGAAAAACTGCCTGCCAGGATTCCAGAGCTGCGGCTTCGCTGTGGCTGAAAGGAGGTTATGTAGAAGTACCGTGTCGAATGTACCGCGAACCTGGCCAATAAGTGCaacgcaggccgccgccagtggcgTGGCCATAGATGTTCCAGTTTCGATTGCAAACTTATTGCTAAGCCATGTCGAGATAATAAACCCACCTGGCGCTCCGAAATGTGGCGTCATGTCCATCTGCCAGGTAGGTCCCCAGGAGGTTATAACATCGGCAGCTCCAGCGGATTCTGAGTTCTCGTCCTCAAGGTAGACTGCGGATGTTTCGGAAGGTGGTTTCATATGGAGAGTAACATTATGCCCGGCTTGGAGAGCATTGAGAAAAATCCTAGTGGTGTTTCTACTGACCCACCCACCAGCTAGGATTCCGTTTTCATTGCCGCCAGACTCAAGCCATACGGGAAGGGCACCTGGCCCGTATAATCCCATGAGAACATAGACACCGCCTTTTGCATGGACGTTGCGGAGAACTTGGTTTAGCGAGCATTCGTCGTGTGTTGAGTTCTTCCGGATGAAGACGATGTACTTGCTCAAGTCGGGAGTGTCCGGGGGGAGTGGATCGCAAGCGAGATCATCGATAGTTCCATTCCTGAGAGTTGTCGCATAAAGAGGCATCGTCATGTTCCACAACGCCGTATCTTTGGCATTCCCACTGGGAATATAAGCAAATTCCTGCGAGTTTGTACCGTCGATGCTGAAGCCAGATGTGTGTGCAAAGTAGGGGAAGACGGAATTATCCGACATCGCAATACTCATGACGTTTTTGGCATCAGCCGCCTCTTCCGGAAAGAAAAGGCCACTCCCGCCGTCATTTCCGGCTGCCATAGTGCAGGGCACGCCATGTGCGGCAATGCGAGATGCAACCACGGACCACGGTGACTCTGACCATCCTCCAGGGCCGCCCAACGAGGCAGTGATGATGTCAGCGCCATCCTCAAACGCTGCATTGAAACCAGCGATTACGACGTCTTCGCCGATCTCTGAACCGCAACCTTGTATTTTGTATATGCCAAATGTTGCATCGTAGGCCGCACCGACGACTCCAAAAGAATTTGTTCcaggctgcgcggcgagaaTTCCTGCCACGTGGGTTCCGTGACCCACACAGTCCATGGGGTCGTCATCAGGGTGAGGAGTGTTGAAGCCGTTGTAGTCATCGCCAGTCAAGTCATAGCCGAATGAGAAGAGGCAACCTTTGCCGAAGCATCCACCCAACGACTCGTGCTTGTAATCAACCTATTCTTGTTAGTCCACTCACAAAACCACAAGACTGGCAGCTACCTACACCACTATCAACAATGGCAATCTTCACCCCCTTTCCGGTATACCCTTTGGCGTGCAGCTTGTCGACTTGTGTCATGACGTGTGTTGAGAAAGTATCGGGGGCTGTAGAGTTGCCCCGACGATCAAGTTTGCCAACGCCCTTGGCCGAAATTGATCCAGGGGGGTGCTCAAGTTTCGGTGCGGAAAAAATCTGGATTGGCCACGAATTCTTCACACTAGCAATAGATGCCAGCTTGATTTGGGTTTCATGAGCAGTTTCCGTATCGTGAAGTTGCACCGAGAGCCCTTTGAAAAGCTTATAGTTGTAGTGCATCCGAACGGAACCCAGTGAGCCAACATGGTCGATTAAAGCAGAAGAATCCTAAACTATTAGCTTGACACTAGAGACCATTGCACGGAGCAACATACATGGCCGTCTTCTAGCTCGAATATGTATGCACCGGGAAGAAATCGCTTGCCGGAAGGTTGGAAGTCTgggggcgcggccgacgacagcgccgccaggaacGGCGCGAATCGCCACCAGCGGACCATGGTTCAAAGCCGCGATGGATTCAACTGCACAACTACAGGGGAGAAGACGATGCTTGTTGCTCTGGTGCGGTATTGCCCTAGTAGCATAGCTGAAACCACATGGGACGCTGTTATACTTATAAGTTCTGCTGTGTCGGCCGTGATCGGCTGAGCTTGAGGACTCCCGATAGCGGCATGAGACTCTGAACACAGGTCTGATTGCTCGGTCATGCCGCATTGGCGCTCGCTTGTACTCCGGCATTCCGACGAGCTGCCATATTGAGCAGGTCTGTTGGTCTGATGCTCGTTGGGTGTCGTGGTCACGTTTTTGGCTCTATACACTAGCGAATGGACTTGCAAGGGGAATATCACCTTCTTCCAATCCGATCCCAGGCGTGAGAGAGCTCTTACAAAAAGTACTCAGTCTATACGCACCTCCATGCAGCCATGCGTTCCCTGTTGGTCGGTAACATGCAGAGAGGGTGCCCGGCTCAAATCATGAGCGAGGGCTGGCATTGCGAACTGCTTAGTGTGACCAGCCACAGAACGTAGCCCTGGCAACTTCGAACCTCAGTAATTTGCTCTACCCATGTCAATGGATGTTGTTGGTACGTCCGGGTTGTAAGCGCAGCGAAGAACTACTAGTATCAGCCGACATCAGTGATCTGGCGCCGGCTTTTTGCGCCGCACAGACCGCGCGCGAGCCAGGGGCTTATTACTAGCATAGCATGTGGATGAACCAGTATTCTTTTCACTAGGAACATGAGCTCCATTTGACACTCGCGTGCTCCTCGGTTGGCTTCCCGGGGTGATGATGCCTGTGCTCGACGCTGTGCCACTTGTGTGCCAATCGTCGCTAAGATCGGCACTACCTGCGCTGGATGTTTCAATTCGGCACGAACATGGGCAACGCCACCTATGAACCACACTGTACCTGCTCCTCACCGATTGATCAACTTGTTCAGTGCGTAAGGTGTGATTTTCAAGCTAACCAGGGCACAGACAGGCCTTTGCGAGACGGCTCATGTTGTTTGAGCACTACATGTAAACAGTGGCCTGTTAGGCTTGTCGACGAGTACATGCTATTACCGAAAACAGATCGTGCTCCGCAAAAACTACATGACCTTTGTGTAAAGTAATGATATTTATGCCAGTAGTGCCCTTCAGCCCCCCAAGCCATAAGAGGGCTTGTCCCACGCAACAGGACTGCCCAGCTTCCAGAAATGCCACTTTCCGATGAACTTTTATGCTGACCACCTTACTGTCGCACAGCTGCTAGGCCCTAATCTGGCAGCTGCACCGGTGCTGGTGGCTGTCCTAGCTGCCATAGGGGCGTTCGTCGTTAGCTAAACTTCCGTTCCCGGCATGCCAGGTGGTTGGTATACTGGCCAACATGGATGCAGTGCCACTtgggggggagagggggaacCTTTGCATTCGCAAATGGGTTACTGGATTGGAGTCATAGTCGCGAGACCCATTACCGGATGGCCTACCAGAAAGGCCATCGGTACGTCATATCGGGGTACGGTTTGGCGTTGGCCTGTTGTGGCGCTGATTTCCGT
This region includes:
- a CDS encoding uncharacterized protein (MEROPS:MER0047718~EggNog:ENOG503NWUG~COG:O~SECRETED:SignalP(1-17~SECRETED:cutsite=SSA-AP~SECRETED:prob=0.7572)), with the translated sequence MVRWWRFAPFLAALSSAAPPDFQPSGKRFLPGAYIFELEDGHDSSALIDHVGSLGSVRMHYNYKLFKGLSVQLHDTETAHETQIKLASIASVKNSWPIQIFSAPKLEHPPGSISAKGVGKLDRRGNSTAPDTFSTHVMTQVDKLHAKGYTGKGVKIAIVDSGVDYKHESLGGCFGKGCLFSFGYDLTGDDYNGFNTPHPDDDPMDCVGHGTHVAGILAAQPGTNSFGVVGAAYDATFGIYKIQGCGSEIGEDVVIAGFNAAFEDGADIITASLGGPGGWSESPWSVVASRIAAHGVPCTMAAGNDGGSGLFFPEEAADAKNVMSIAMSDNSVFPYFAHTSGFSIDGTNSQEFAYIPSGNAKDTALWNMTMPLYATTLRNGTIDDLACDPLPPDTPDLSKYIVFIRKNSTHDECSLNQVLRNVHAKGGVYVLMGLYGPGALPVWLESGGNENGILAGGWVSRNTTRIFLNALQAGHNVTLHMKPPSETSAVYLEDENSESAGAADVITSWGPTWQMDMTPHFGAPGGFIISTWLSNKFAIETGTSMATPLAAACVALIGQVRGTFDTVLLHNLLSATAKPQLWNPGRQFFKFLAPVAQQGAGFIQAYDAAFATTLLQPSGLSFNDTDNRPESLSFVLSNKGDTEIRYNISHVPTVSMYTHVKDSMWSPGGFNEIVETSATLHFSDQAVTLPPGHRKVITVSAKPPQGLDDKRLPYWSGYVAINGTDGASLSLPYQGLSGSLHDARILNATRVFAWHSTGLNPKNDFVFAPPNTTFTLPNPGTANDTDSLICPAIQLAMGTRTLRCDIVPLTTCPPKNLTMNDPLGSGKFKTVGQPDQFPLRLVSGEGFCVRWAGLLDSGVYIPPGKYKFVIRALRIFGDPTKLQDWDMEETAPFYIKYRK
- a CDS encoding uncharacterized protein (COG:S~TransMembrane:5 (o49-74i86-108o128-154i163-184o209-231i)~EggNog:ENOG503P1GJ), with the protein product MKCICDSTTIEDEASKCILSSCPLPLALAAKNITSSACDYPIRDKSGQYSAMSISLGAITVLLVLIRVAFKIFFSTSQTLGPDDKVILGTLALRISCTVINVQGLAAHGLGKDVWTMDPSELTTFVKFLYVMEILYLAELSLIKLSLSLFYLFIFPGAIIRRLLWGTAIFNVLFGIAFVVTAIFQCSPISYYWTQYVEHVGGHCVNINVFGWANAAVSVAVDIWLIALPLSQVRALNLHWKKKLGVIVMFLTGAL